A genomic region of Colletotrichum destructivum chromosome 5, complete sequence contains the following coding sequences:
- a CDS encoding Putative inositol monophosphatase — MADLDLQEIHDTLLDIASEAGKMILAANPSSIDQGTKLNSVDIVTETDQAVEKMVSTRLQSAYPNISFMGEETYTKGTRLGPEPTFVVDPIDGTTNFVHSFPDACISLGLAVDCVPVVGVIYNPFQDLLFTGIKGKGSYMRRAGGAPQRLPLAKSPIPLRGLDGALLACEWGSTRDGPNFELKAETFKKLAATKETGGAMVHSMRALGSAALNLAAVAAGQLDAYWEGGCWAWDVCAGWCILTEAGGIMVGGNPGVWEPAVDERVYLAVRGAPAGQREIVEEFWKVLDGKSLDYSV; from the exons ATGGcggacctcgacctccaAGAGATTCACGACACCCTCCTTGACATCGCGAGCGAGGCGGGCAAGATGATCCTGGCCGCTAATCCGTCGTCTATCGACCAGGGCACCAAGCTCAACT CCGTCGACATCGTAACTGAAACGGaccaggccgtcgagaagatggtTTCGACCCGCCTGCAGTCCGCCTATCCCAACATCTCCTTCATGGGCGAGGAAACGTACACTAAGGGCACGCGTCTCGGCCCGGAACCGACCTTTGTCGTGGACCCCATCGACGGCACCACCAACTTCGTCCACTCCTTTCCTGACGCCTGCATCTCCCTCGGCCTGGCCGTTGACTGcgtccccgtcgtcggcgtgaTCTACAACCCCTTCCAGGACCTGTTGTTCACGGgcatcaagggcaagggGAGCTACATGCGCcgcgcgggcggcgcgccgCAGCGGCTGCCCCTGGCCAAGAGCCCGATCCCGCTGCGGGGGCTGGACGGTGCGCTGCTGGCGTGCGAGTGGGGCTCGACGCGCGACGGGCCCAACTTcgagctcaaggccgagacgttcaagaagctggcggcgaccaaggagacgggcggcgccATGGTGCACTCAATGCGCGCGCTGGGGTCCGCGGCGCtgaacctcgccgccgtcgccgcaggCCAGCTGGACGCGTACTGGGAGGGcggctgctgggcctgggaCGTGTGCGCCGGCTGGTGTATCCTCACCGAGGCGGGCGGTATCATGGTCGGCGGCAACCCGGGCGTCTGGGAGCCTGCCGTGGACGAGAGGGTGTACCTCGCCGTGAGGGGCGCGCCGGCCGGACAGAGGGAGATCGTGGAGGAGTTCTGGAAGGTACTAGACGGGAAGAGTCTGGACTACTCGGTCTAG
- a CDS encoding Putative histidine phosphatase superfamily, clade-2, histidine acid phosphatase active, with protein sequence MGVSDIVTSAYQSVRDLFTGKAYKYNAIPAHEGETDETDEHRDTPLPDSKRRILLLTIAAMVFAILFSLALGFSFVSGQTPRNGLESISQFWGQYSPFFSVPSEINAATPPGCEVTFAQVLSRHGARDPTAGKTATYKALVDRIHTTVTNYGRGFEFIKTYEYTLGADQLTPFGQRELVDSGEAFYRRYQALAANNDPFIRSSGQTRVVESGLNWTQGFYGSKIADGHTGPDGGIIGLVTIIPEEKGVNNTLDHGLCTAFEDGAFSKVGDEAQVPWRDTFTPPITARLNENLPGAGLTAEDTISFMQLCPFNTVVDGKQSQFCDLFTLDEWKSLEYHETLGKYYGFNAGNPLGPTQGVGFTNELIARLTQQPVVDRTSTNSTLDADAATFPLDKKLYADFSHDNDMMSIYGALGLYNETQPLSKTNRTSVAETKGFTASWTVPFAARMYVEKMKCGGADEEMVRVLVNDRVVPLVGCGADELGRCKLGRFVESLGFARSGGLWDQCFV encoded by the exons ATGGGTGTCTCCGACATCGTTACTTCGGCCTACCAGTCTGTGAGGGACCTGTTCACAGGAAAAGCATATAAATACAATGCCATCCCCGCCCATGagggcgagacggacgagacggacgagcaTCGCGACACCCCCTTGCCAGACTCGAAACGCCgcatcctccttctcacGATCGCCGCCATGGTCTTTGCTATTCTCTTTTCCTTAGCTCTAGGCTTTAG TTTCGTCAGCGGCCAGACACCGCGCAACGGACTTGAGTCCATCTCGCAGTTCTGGGGCCAGTATtctcccttcttctcggtgCCATCTGAGATCAACGCTGCCACGCCCCCGGGTTGCGAGGTCACGTTCGCACAAGTTCTGTCACGGCACGGTGCTCGTGACCCTACCGCCGGCAAGACGGCGACCTATAAGGCGCTTGTCGACCGCATCCacaccaccgtcaccaacTATGGCAGAGGCTTCGAGTTCATCAAGACGTACGAGTACACGCTCGGCGCTGACCAGCTCACCCCCTTTGGCCAGCGGGAGCTTGTCGACTCGGGCGAGGCATTCTATAGGCGTTACCAGGCTCTCGCAGCCAATAACGACCCCTTTATCAGATCCTCTGGCCAGACCCGCGTGGTCGAGTCTGGTCTGAACTGGACTCAGGGGTTTTACGGTTCCAAAATTGCCGATGGCCATACCGGacccgacggcggcatcatcgggcTCGTCACTATTATccccgaggagaagggcgtcAACAATACGCTGGATCACGGGCTCTGCACGGCGTTCGAGGATGGCGCGTTCTCCAAggttggcgacgaggcgcAGGTCCCCTGGCGCGACACATTTACACCGCCGATCACGGCGCGCCTCAACGAGAATCTCCCGGGCGCGGGcctgacggccgaggacaCCATCAGCTTCATGCAGTTGTGCCCGTTCAACACGGTGGTCGACGGCAAGCAGTCGCAGTTCTGCGACCTCTTCACGCTAGACGAGTGGAAGAGCCTCGAGTACCACGAGACGCTGGGCAAGTACTATGGGTTCAACGCAGGCAACCCGCTCGGGCCAACGCAGGGCGTGGGCTTCACCAACGAGCTCATCGCGCGGCTGACGCAGCAGCCGGTCGTGGACCGCACGTCTACCAACTCAACGCTTGACGCGGACGCGGCGACGTTCCCACTCGACAAGAAGCTGTACGCCGACTTCAGCCACGACAACGACATGATGTCCATCTACGGCGCGCTGGGACTGTATAACGAGACGCAGCCGCTGTCCAAGACGAACCGGACGTCGGTGGCGGAGACCAAGGGGTTCACGGCCAGCTGGACGGTGCCGTTCGCGGCGCGCATGTACgtggagaagatgaagtGTGGCGGTGCAGATGAGGAGATGGTACGGGTGCTTGTCAACGACCGGGTTGTGCCGCTGGTCGGGTGCGGTGCGGACGAGCTTGGGCGGTGCAAGTTGGGACGGTTCGTGGAGAGCCTGGGTTTCGCGAGGAGCGGAGGTCTCTGGGACCAGTGTTTTGTGTAA
- a CDS encoding Putative major facilitator superfamily, MFS transporter superfamily, protein MALTMQKRPRNPDDFPTTQLFLLAIVRLAEPIALTSIFPYAWPLVKRFEIGNAEDASFYAGLLISSFSLAEALMGMYWGGLSDRIGRKPVLLLGCIGTMFSMVMVGFASNIWIALAGRAIGGLLNGNIGVIQTMVGELVTKPEHEPRAFSVMPFVWSIGTIIGPFIGGTFSDPHDAFPSLFPVGGLFYRYPYLLPNLVCAALLFVSIILGYFLLEETHPDMQPRVSLPDDTYASEETPLLETSDAMKRPVVDLRDDNYGTVRGRGERASEKKVDQPYNIYTKPIMSLILALCIFTYHSMTYDHLLPIFFEDDRAIANPMSILTSSTSPFYTPGGLGISLRAVGMIMAVNGVIALFVQAVIFPFAAEKLGVYRLFIIVTVLHPIAYVMVPSLLLLPESLLYAGIYFCLAVRNVLSIILYPLLLILIKEATPTPKALGKVNGLAASAAAGFRMIAPPVAGWLYTFGSKMDCTALAWYGSAVVAVIGAIQCFSVKRERKYEVCEEEEAQPCLHKKESRVTIMETFSDDE, encoded by the exons ATGGCCCTAACCATGCAGAAAAGACCTCGCAACCCGGACGATTTCCCTACCACGCAGCTGTTTCTTCTGG CCATCGTCCGTCTCGCCGAGCCCATCGCCCTCACCTCCATCTTCCCTTATGCCTGGCCACTCGTCAAGAGGTTCGAAATCGGCAACGCTGAAGATGCCTCCTTCTACGCCGGCCTTCTcatctcctccttctctctcgccgaggccttgaTGGGCATGTACTGGGGTGGTCTGTCGGACCGCATCGGAAGGAAACCCGTACTTCTCCTGGGATGCATCGGCACTATGTTCAGCATGGTCATGGTTGGCTTCGCCTCCAACATCTGGATCGCCCTGGCCGGCAGGGCCATCGGAGGCCTCCTCAACGGTAACATCGGCGTCATCCAGACCATGGTTGGTGAATTGGTCACCAAGCCTGAGCATGAGC CCCGCGCCTTCTCCGTCATGCCTTTCGTCTGGTCCATTGGCACAATCATTGGTCCCTTTATTGGCGGTACCTTTTCCGATCCCCACGACGCGTTCCCCAGTCTGTTTCCTGTCGGTGGCCTCTTCTACCGCTATCCTTACCTGCTGCCCAACCTCGTCTGTGCGGCTCTCCTGTTTGTCAGCATCATTCTGGGCTACTTCCTGCTGGAGGAGACCCACCCTGACATGCAGCCCCGTGTCTCCCTCCCCGACGACACCTACGCCTCCGAGGAGACCCCTTTGCTCGAGACCTCGGACGCCATGAAGAGACCCGTTGTCGACCTGAGAGATGACAATTATGGCACTgtccgcggccgcggcgagcGGGCctcggagaagaaggtcgaTCAGCCCTACAACATCTACACCAAGCCCATCATGTCCTTGATTCTCGCCCTCTGCATATTTACCTATCACTCAATGACCTACGACCATCTCCTCCCCATCTTTTTCGAGGACGAccgcgccatcgccaaccccATGTCCATCctcacctcctcgacgagtcCCTTCTACACGCCGGGCGGCCTCGGAATCTCGCTCCGTGCCGTCGGCATGATCATGGCAGTTAACGGCGTCATTGCGCTGTTCGTGcaggccgtcatcttccccttcgccgccgagaagctaGGTGTCTACCGCCTGTTTATCATCGTCACTGTGCTGCACCCCATCGCCTACGTCATGGTTCCgagcctgctgctcctcccaGAGTCGCTCTTGTATGCCGGCATCTACTTCTGTCTGGCCGTCCGCAACGTCCTCTCCATCATTCTCTACCCGCTGCTCCTGATCCTGATCAAGGAGGCGACCCCGACTCCAAAGGCCCTCGGCAAGGTCAacggcctggccgccagcgccgctGCCGGATTCCGCATGATCGCCCCTCCTGTCGCCGGCTGGCTGTACACTTTTGGAAGCAAGATGGACTGCACCGCGCTGGCATGGTATGGTagtgccgtcgtcgccgtcatcggtgCCATCCAGTGCTTCTCCGTCAAGCGCGAGCGCAAGTACGAGGTTtgcgaggaggaggaggcccaGCCCTGTCTGCACAAGAAGGAGTCCCGGGTTACCATCATGGAGACTTTTTCGGACGACGAGTGA
- a CDS encoding Putative aconitase A/isopropylmalate dehydratase small subunit, swivel domain-containing protein has product MPVAEGNPQTLYDKVLQAHVVDEKLDGTILLYIDRHLVHEVTSPQAFEGLKNAGRKVRRPDCTLATTDHNVPTSSRKGMKDIGSFIAEDDSRIQCMTLEENVKDFGLTYFGLGDKRQGIVHVIGPEQGFTLPGTTVVCGDSHTSTHGAFGALAFGIGTSEVEHVLATQCLITKRSKNMRIQVDGELAPGVSSKDVVLHAIGKIGTAGGTGAVIEFCGSVIRSLSMEARMSICNMSIEGGARAGMVAPDDITFEYLKNRPLAPKYNSDEWHRAVKYWKSLQSDADAKYDIDVFIDGKDIIPTVTWGTSPEDVIPITGRVPDPETFSTENKKAAGRRMLEYMGLTPGTPMEDIVVDKVFIGSCTNSRIEDLRAAAHVVKGKKIAANIKRAMVVPGSGLVKTQAEKEGLDKIFESAGFEWREAGCSMCLGMNPDILAAKERCASTSNRNFEGRQGAGSRTHLMSPVMAAAAAIVGKLADVRKLAGYKASPHIEAAITPDSEPHVDERVQESDSEKEAIADQPQDNEPHTNTSVSAGTSAGLPKFTNLKGIAAPLEMSNVDTDAIIPKQFLKTIKRTGLGKALFYALRFNEDGSENTNFVLNKEPYRSAKILVVTGPNFGCGSSREHAPWALNDFGIRCVIAPSYADIFFNNTFKNGMLPIIISDKEKLERIAAVARSGNEVEIDLPNQLIKDSDGNTLSSFDVEEFRKHCLINGLDDIGLTMQQNDKIADYERRMSQLTPWLDGTGYLKRDPKTGRLLAKAVPVPKTNRGETKTEPLEW; this is encoded by the exons ATGCCAGTTGCCGAAGGTAACCCGCAGACTCTCTACGACAAGGTCCTCCAGGCCCACGTCGTAGATGAGAAGCTGGACGGCACTATTCTGCTGTACATTG ACAGGCATCTCGTTCACGAGGTCACTTCTCCT CAAGCCTTCGAGGGTCTAAAGAACGCTGGCCGCAAAGTCCGTCGCCCGGACTGCACTCTTGCGACCACCGATCAC AATGTCCCCACATCGTCGCGGAAAGGTATGAAGGACATCGGCTCTTTCATCGCCGAAGACGACTCCCGAATCCAGTGCATGACCCTTGAGGAGAACGTTAAGGACTTTGGCCTCACCTACTTCGGCCTTGGCGACAAGCGACAGGGTATCGTCCACGTCATCGGCCCTGAACAGGGCTTCACTCTGCCCGGCACCACCGTCGTGTGCGGTGACAGCCATACCTCGACCCACGGCGCCTTcggtgccctggccttcgGCATCGGCACCAGTGAGGTCGAGCACGTCCTGGCCACCCAGTGCTTGATCACCAAGAGGAGCAAGAACATGCGGATacaggtcgacggcgagctggccCCCGGCGTCAGCTCTAAGGACGTCGTCCTGCACGCCATTGGCAAGATCGGcaccgccggcggcaccggcgccgtcatcgagtTCTGCGGCTCCGTCATCCGCAGCCTCAGCATGGAGGCCCGCATGTCTATCTGCAACATGTCCATCGAGGGTGGCGCGAGAGCCGGTATGGTCGCCCCCGACGACATTACCTTCGAGTACCTCAAGAACCGTCCCCTGGCCCCCAAGTACAACTCGGACGAGTGGCACCGCGCCGTCAAGTACTGGAAGTCTTTGCAgtccgacgccgacgccaagtACGACATCGACGTCTTCATCGACGGCAAGGACATCATTCCCACCGTCACCTGGGGCACCAGTCCCGAGGACGTCATCCCCATTACCGGCCGCGTCCCCGACCCCGAGACTTTCTCTACTgagaacaagaaggccgccggccgcagAATGCTCGAGTACATGGGCCTAACCCCCGGAACCCCTATGGAAGatatcgtcgtcgacaaggtcTTCATCGGCTCCTGCACAAATTCCCGCATCGAGGacctgcgcgccgccgcccacgtcgtcaagggcaagaagatcGCTGCCAACATCAAGCGCGCCATGGTCGTACCTGGCTCCGGTCTCGTCAAGAcccaggccgagaaggaagGTCTTGACAAGATCTTTGAGAGCGCGGGCTTTGAGTGGCGCGAGGCCGGCTGCAGTATGTGCTTGGGCATGAACCCCGATATCCTTGCCGCCAAGGAGAGATGCGCTTCCACCAGCAACCGAAACTTCGAGGGCCGCCAGGGTGCCGGATCCCGCACCCACCTCATGTCCCCTGTCatggctgccgccgccgccatcgtcggcaagcTCGCTGATGTCCGAAAGCTTGCGGGATACAAGGCCAGCCCCCACATTGAGGCCGCCATCACCCCCGACAGCGAGCcccacgtcgacgagcgcgTGCAGGAGAGCGACTCGGAGAAGGAAGCCATCGCCGACCAGCCCCAGGACAACGAGCCCCACACCAAcacctccgtctcggccggtACCTCTGCCGGGCTCCCCAAGTTCACCAACCTCAAGGGCATCGCCGCCCCGCTGGAGATGTCTAATGtcgacaccgacgccatCATCCCCAAGCAGTTCCTGAAGACCATCAAGCGCACTGGCCTCGGCAAGGCCCTCTTCTACGCCCTGCGCTTTAACGAGGACGGTTCCGAGAACACTAACTTCGTCCTGAACAAGGAGCCCTACCGCAGCGCCAAGATCCTTGTCGTCACCGGCCCCAACTTTGGTTGCGGATCCTCGAGAGAGCACGCCCCTTGGGCCCTTAACGACTTTGGCATCCGTTGTGTCATTGCGCCCTCGTACGCTGACATCTTCTTCAACAACACGTTCAAGAACGGCATGCTGCCCATCATTATCTCagacaaggagaagctcgagagAATCGCCGCCGTGGCGCGCTCCGgcaacgaggtcgagatcgacCTGCCCAACCAGCTCATCAAGGACTCGGACGGCAATACCCTCTCCAGcttcgatgtcgaggaaTTCCGGAAGCACTGCCTCAtcaacggcctcgacgacatcggcctgACCATGCAGCAGAACGACAAGATCGCCGACTACGAGCGCCGCATGTCCCAGCTCACCCCCTGGCTCGACGGCACCGGCTACCTCAAGAGAGACCCCAAAACGGGCCGTCTCCTTGCCAAGGCCGTCCCTGTCCCCAAGACGAACCGGGGCGAGACCAAGACGGAACCCCTCGAGTGGTGA
- a CDS encoding Putative dynamin stalk domain, GTPase effector domain-containing protein, with the protein MAPAHSKTQAPGLGNRNLLDKIDKLRELGISKQVALPQLVVVGDQSSGKSSVESLTGYYFPRSVGLCTRHATEIVCRRENTSSIVVNIQPFDATFERAERAKAFRREIQSLKGEEFANALKEAADVMGLKISTDDTSEGDAFSKDVLRVEICGPDEEHLTIIDVPGIFENAQDGVSTARDVALVKSMIKDYIKESRTIILAVIPCNVDVATQTILTYAAEADPEGKRTLGVLTKPDLVSENATREAAMDLIRGKRRDIQLGYYVVKNRGADDTSSSKEERDFQEKLFFGEDPWSKLDKLRLGIPALRNRLRELLMDRTESEFPKVRREINERFAEARSKLETLGQPRSTADEQRAYLGKIVSRYTQLRDFSLNAYYTGVPLFENNPKYRLAALIREMNSAFSAMFFKSAHTRTFDELDNDEKVKTRSDEVASEPESENESFGRDDLYNVTFTMPEDEFGELDVVLSEPCMCAAPQTSGIMEHLKQLYLASRGFEMGTVGLSPYSDAWLVIYKLTDFQFNNHMLPTAFKEQSKKWESITLAHVSNVILVVHHFIFGVVKEASGDHQVLDALWSSIVEDLVKRYQMAMQQAKLLVHVEREGHYDGLDYVKYSDLEREPTDVEGVSETCNIIHDVLHSYYDIASARFSDMICTQVIDYFLIDAENSPLNVLSSNLIYKMTAEQLDMVAGEDAVTKVTREMLKSDIKLFEQGRKVLRT; encoded by the exons ATGGCACCTGCGCACTCCAAGACTCAGGCTCCCGGCTTGGGCAACCGGAACCTTCTCGACAAGATTGACAAGTTGAGAGAGCTTGGAATCTCCAAGCAGGTCGCTCTTCCACAG CTTGTCGTTGTGGGCGACCAGTCTTCTGGCAAATCCAGTGTTGAATCGCTCACGGGATACTACTTCCCGCGTTCAGTCGGGCTTTGTACCCGTCATGCCACCGAGATCGTCTGCCGCCGAGAAAACACCtccagcatcgtcgtcaacatcCAGCCCTTCGATGCTACCTTTGAGAGAGCCGAGAGAGCGAAGGCGTTCCGTCGTGAGATCCAGAGCTTGAAGGGTGAAGAGTTTGCGAATGCACTGAAGGAA GCTGCCGACGTGATGGGATTGAAGATCTCCACTGATGATACCTCCGAGGGAGATGCCTTCAGCAAAGACGTTCTGCGTGTTGAGATATGCGGTCCTGATGAGGAACACTTGACCATCATCGATGTGCCTG GCATCTTTGAGAATGCTCAAGATG GGGTTTCGACCGCCAGAGATGTTGCCTTGGTCAAGTCAATGATCAAGGACTACATCAAGGAATCCAGAACCAT CATACTTGCCGTCATTCCCTGCAACGTGGATGTTGCAACCCAGACCATCCTCACCTACGCAGCCGAAGCAGACCCCGAAGGAAAACGAaccctcggcgtcctcaCGAAGCCGGACCTCGTCAGCGAGAACGCCACAcgcgaggcggcgatggatCTGATAAGAGGCAAGAGACGGGACATCCAGCTTGGGTACTATGTTGTCAAGAAtcgcggcgccgacgacacGTCCTCAagcaaggaggagagagatTTTCAGGAgaagctcttcttcggcgaGGACCCTTGGTCCAAGCTCGATAAGTTGCGTTTGGGGATCCCGGCCCTCCGCAACCGCTTGCGGGAGCTTCTCATGGACCGGACCGAGAGCGAGTTTCCCAAAGTACGTCGCGAGATCAACGAGCGCTTTGCTGAAGCCAGGAGCAAACTCGAAACCCTCGGACAGCCCCGGAGCACTGCCGATGAGCAGAGAGCGTACTTGGGGAAGATTGTGAGTCGGTACACCCAGCTCAGAGACTTCAGCCTCAATGCCTATTACACAGGCGTTCCTCTCTTTGAGAACAACCCCAAATATCGCCTGGCGGCCCTGATCCGCGAGATGAACTCGGCGTTTTCCGCAATGTTTTTCAAGAGCGCGCACACTCGCACCTTCGATGAATTGGACAATGACGAAAAAGTCAAGACCAGAAGCGACGAGGTCGCAAGCGAGCCTGAGTCCGAGAATGAGAGTTTTGGCAGAGACGACCTGTACAATGTCACCTTTACGATGCCAGAGGACGAGTTTGGCGAGCTGGACGTAGTCTTATCAGAGCCCTGCATGTGTGCCGCTCCTCAGACCAGCGGAATAATGGAACATCTGAAGCAATTGTACCTTGCATCTCGTGGCTTTGAGATGGGCACCGTAGGATTGTCCCCCTATTCAGATGCATGGCTGGTGATTTACAAGCTGACCGACTTTCAGTTCAACAACCACATGCTCCCCACAGCCTTCAAGGAGCAGTCGAAGAAGTGGGAGTCTATCACCCTGGCCCATGTCAGCAATGTCATCCTTGTGGTCCACCATTTCATCTTTGGGGTGGTCAAGGAGGCCTCCGGCGATCATCAGGTTCTTGATGCGCTTTGGTCCTCGATCGTCGAAGACCTTGTCAAGCGATACCAAATGGCTATGCAGCAGGCGAAGTTACTCGTTCACGTGGAGCGGGAGGGAC ATTACGACGGTCTCGATTACGTCAAGTACAGCGACTTGGAGAGAGAGCCGACTGATGTggagggagtgagtgagacgTGCAACATCATCCATGACGTCTTGCACAGCTACTACGACATTGCCAGTGCTCGGTTCTCGGACATGATCTGCACCCAGGTCATTGACTACTTCCTCATCGATGCCGAGAACAGCCCTCTCAATGTTCTGTCTTCGAACCTCATCTACAAGATGACGGCTGAGCAGCTGGATATGGTGGCAGGCGAGGATGCTGTAACCAAGGTCACACGCGAGATGCTGAAGAGCGACATCAAGCTCTTCGAGCAAGGCAGGAAGGTTCTTCGCACTTGA
- a CDS encoding Putative lysine methyltransferase, S-adenosyl-L-methionine-dependent methyltransferase superfamily, with amino-acid sequence MAVKALISTLEEEILDPEEETFFLFSHEIPSSNLGFIDPKATELSLTLAGRDFTIHQSPTVLSSTRAGGTTGAVLWKITPLFATYLSSPSSPFSPIFRPTSAVLELGCGISPLTALLLAPRVARYVLTDQPYVSRMIHQNLEANPLPSSSSSSKSSSRRKKTGGGASSSSPSSSSTPGVIAFQSLDWELDTPDPSLTGSPTIRSFDAIVCCDCIYNEALVAPLVSATADLARLRLREREDRAEARDSANNNALLQDHHSSAFSSSSSPSSDADRSEPCVCIVAQQLRSPDVFEEWARAFHRDFRVWRVPDALLPEGLRIDSGFVVHVGILREAETDF; translated from the exons ATGGCCGTAAAAGCCCTCATCTCAACCCTCGAAGAGGAAATCCTCGACCCAGAAGAGG AGAcgttcttcctcttctcacACGAGATCCCCTCCTCGAACCTGGGCTTCATCGACCCCAAGGCTACGGAACTCTCCCTGACCTTGGCCGGGCGAGACTTCACCATTCACCAGTCCCCCACGGTTCTCTCGTCGACGCGCGCAGGCGGCACGACCGGGGCCG TCCTCTGGAAAATCACCCCCCTCTTCGCCACCtacctctcctccccctcctcccccttctctcccatCTTCCGCCCGACCTCAGCCGTCCTTGAACTGGGCTGCGGCATCTCCCCGCTGacggccctcctcctcgccccaCGCGTCGCCCGCTACGTCCTCACCGACCAGCCCTACGTGTCGCGAATGATCCATCAGAACCTCGAGGCGAATCCtctgccctcctcctcctcttcatcaaaATCGTCCTCCCGTCGTAAAAAGACCGGCGGTGgcgcttcctcctcctccccctcctcctcgtccacccccGGCGTCATCGCCTTCCAATCACTCGACTGGGAGCTCGACACCCCGGACCCCTCTCTGACGGGATCCCCCACGATTCGCAGcttcgacgccatcgtctgCTGCGACTGCATCTACAACGAGGCCCTCGTTGCGCCCCTCGTCTCTGCcaccgccgacctcgcccgtctccgCCTCCGGGAGCGCGAGGACCGGGCCGAGGCCCGCGACtccgccaacaacaacgcccTTCTGCAGGACCATCACTCCTCCgctttctcctcctcctcctccccctcttccgacGCGGACCGGTCCGAGCCGTGCGTCTGCATCGTGGCGCAGCAGCTTCGCAGCCCCGACGTCTTTGAGGAATGGGCTAGAGCCTTCCACCGCGACTTCCGCGTCTGGCGCGTCCCTGACGCCCTGCTGCCCGAGGGGTTGAGGATCGACTCCGGGTTCGTGGTCCACGTCGGCATTTTGAGGGAGGCGGAGACAGACTTTTGA
- a CDS encoding Putative ATPase, V1 complex, subunit F — protein MASQADMKDRQFLAVIGDEDSVTGLLLAGIGHVSTGADQEKNFLVVDNKTETSAIESAFESFTTRKDIGIVLINQHIADRIRHRVDTYTAAFPTVLEIPSKDHPYDPEKDSVLRRVRRLFGE, from the exons ATGGCTTCGCAAGCAGACATGAAGGACCGCCAGTTCCTCGCCGTCATTGGCGACGAG GACTCGGTTaccggcctcctcctcgccggcattGGG CACGTCAGCACGGGTGCCGACCAGGAGAAGAACTTCTTAGTGGTGGACAACAAGACCGAAACCTCTGCGATCGAATCCGCCTTCGAGTCGTTCACGACAAGAAAGGATATCGGCATCGTCCTTATCAACCAGCAC ATTGCCGACCGCATAAGACATCGTGTCGATACCTATACGGCTGCTTTCCCGACGGTACTCGAGATTCCGAGCAAGGATCACCCGTACGACCCCGAGAAGGACAGCGTTCTCCGCAGAGTACGTCGGTTGTTTGGCGAGTAG
- a CDS encoding Putative 2EXR domain-containing protein, producing the protein MTFHTFRDLPPEIRALIWAFSLPESEPEVCIAQPTGDAPHSLVVYTAFPVIMHVCREARQFVQNTRLSGINFASSGSAYTTAGCPVPFRPFRPELDTLFCQNTGPAALEDISSEDDLEPILQETRHLAISGEREYINLVAWVLLFYFPKLEALSVVVGDPSLDTCFESYFDAPNTRCKLRRISDEHARSTVLGARKPVDLGVGEPIYISDCMEQFTRQLETLMMECFEGMDRVVRKSHQWWDNKAKTVRKVKYLTQTFVEYEEDGLFRLSEFVE; encoded by the coding sequence ATGACATTTCATACCTTTAGAGACTTGCCTCCTGAGATCCGGGCGTTGATTTGGGCCTTCTCCCTTCCCGAGAGTGAGCCAGAAGTCTGCATAGCGCAACCCACGGGCGACGCACCGCACTCCTTGGTGGTCTATACCGCCTTCCCGGTTATCATGCACGTTTGTCGCGAGGCCCGCCAGTTTGTGCAGAATACCCGACTGAGTGGCATCAACTTTGCGTCTTCAGGGTCGGCCTATACCACAGCTGGATGCCCTGTGCCCTTCCGCCCCTTCCGGCCGGAACTTGATACCCTCTTCTGCCAGAACACGGGCCCTGCCGCACTGGAAGACATCTCGAGCGAGGACGATCTCGAACCAATCCTCCAGGAAACACGTCATCTCGCCATCTCGGGCGAAAGAGAGTACATCAACCTAGTGGCCTGGGTCTTGCTGTTCTACTTTCCCAAACTGGAGGCGTTATCTGTGGTTGTCGGCGATCCGTCCCTCGACACTTGTTTTGAGTCCTACTTCGACGCACCAAATACAAGATGCAAGCTGCGCAGAATATCAGACGAGCATGCGAGGTCAACAGTTTTGGGGGCGAGGAAACCCGTTGATCTTGGCGTCGGGGAGCCAATTTATATCTCGGATTGCATGGAGCAGTTCACCCGGCAACTCGAAACTCTCATGATGGAGTGTTTCGAGGGCATGGACAGGGTCGTACGGAAGTCGCATCAGTGGTGGGACAACAAAGCGAAGACTGTCAGGAAGGTCAAATACCTCACACAAACATTCGTCGAGTATGAGGAGGATGGGCTTTTCAGGCTGAGCGAGTTTGTAGAATAA